From a single Candidatus Tumulicola sp. genomic region:
- a CDS encoding isoprenylcysteine carboxylmethyltransferase family protein produces the protein MTDWRDVVFKNRGALLVSVALALLVFGRPSGVSALVGICVALMGEALRIWAVGYSGVTTRAEVVTAPALVTAGPYAIVRNPLYLGNAIIALGFWFAFAGALPWRLAALLLIFVLAAVGGVYGVIIPHEERYLAKTFPQYSAYMVTVPRIFPRGAGLPRSGQTGKWSSAVIARAEVITLVFFALMATAVLLKLGPLRAWTIGP, from the coding sequence ATGACGGATTGGCGCGATGTGGTCTTCAAAAATCGCGGCGCGTTGCTCGTTTCCGTCGCGCTCGCCCTCTTGGTCTTCGGCCGGCCGAGCGGCGTGAGCGCGCTGGTGGGGATTTGCGTCGCGCTCATGGGCGAAGCGCTGCGCATCTGGGCCGTCGGTTATTCCGGCGTCACCACTCGCGCAGAAGTGGTCACCGCGCCCGCGCTCGTCACCGCCGGCCCCTACGCGATCGTGCGCAACCCGCTGTATCTCGGCAACGCGATCATCGCGCTCGGGTTCTGGTTCGCTTTCGCCGGCGCGCTGCCGTGGCGGCTGGCCGCGCTGCTGCTGATCTTCGTGCTCGCGGCGGTCGGCGGCGTCTACGGCGTCATCATCCCGCATGAAGAACGCTACCTGGCGAAGACTTTTCCGCAGTACAGCGCATACATGGTCACGGTGCCGCGCATTTTTCCGCGCGGCGCAGGCCTGCCGCGCAGCGGGCAGACGGGAAAGTGGAGCAGCGCGGTGATAGCGCGGGCCGAAGTGATCACCTTGGTCTTTTTCGCATTGATGGCGACGGCGGTGCTGCTCAAGCTCGGACCGCTGCGGGCGTGGACAATCGGTCCGTAA
- a CDS encoding GDP-mannose 4,6-dehydratase: MRALVTGADGFAGQWLVKALLRDGDEVAGLSRAVTPSLTTLDQKSAAAVQWLAADIRDGVALGQALRTVRPDVIYHLAGQASVRASFEDPIDTLTTNALGTAALLEAARTETPGATLLAVGSAEAYGAVDPAKLPLREDAPLVPNNPYAASKAAAEMMALQYARAGWLNVVATRSFNHTGPGQSTAFAVAAFAKQFADMRKGKSPAVLAVGNLTPRRDFLDVRDVVAAYRLLARKGTSGKAYNVSSGHAISMREVVDDLSHLSGAAVEIREDPALVRAVDTPMIVGDAGALRSDTGWQATIPWLRTLQDLYEWFLGQA; the protein is encoded by the coding sequence ATGCGCGCTCTGGTCACCGGCGCAGACGGGTTCGCCGGTCAATGGCTCGTGAAAGCATTGCTTCGAGACGGCGACGAAGTGGCCGGCTTAAGCCGCGCGGTGACGCCGTCGCTGACCACGCTCGATCAAAAAAGCGCCGCGGCCGTGCAGTGGCTCGCGGCTGACATCCGCGATGGCGTGGCGCTCGGCCAGGCGCTTCGCACGGTGCGGCCCGACGTCATCTACCACCTCGCCGGCCAGGCTTCCGTGAGGGCGAGCTTTGAGGATCCGATCGACACGCTGACCACGAACGCGCTCGGAACGGCCGCGCTGCTCGAAGCCGCGAGGACGGAGACGCCCGGCGCGACGCTGCTGGCGGTCGGTTCCGCGGAGGCGTATGGCGCGGTCGATCCCGCGAAGCTGCCGCTGCGCGAGGACGCGCCGCTCGTGCCGAACAACCCGTACGCGGCAAGCAAAGCCGCCGCCGAGATGATGGCGCTGCAATATGCCCGAGCAGGCTGGCTGAACGTCGTGGCGACGCGCTCGTTCAATCACACCGGACCCGGCCAAAGCACGGCGTTTGCGGTGGCGGCGTTTGCCAAACAATTCGCCGACATGCGCAAGGGTAAGTCGCCTGCGGTTCTCGCCGTCGGAAACCTGACGCCGCGACGGGATTTCCTCGACGTGCGCGACGTGGTCGCAGCCTACCGGCTGCTCGCGCGAAAAGGGACGTCCGGTAAGGCCTACAACGTGAGCAGCGGGCACGCGATCAGCATGCGCGAGGTGGTCGACGACTTGTCGCACCTGTCCGGAGCAGCGGTCGAGATCCGAGAAGATCCGGCGCTCGTGCGCGCGGTCGATACGCCCATGATCGTCGGCGACGCCGGCGCACTTCGCAGCGACACCGGCTGGCAGGCGACGATTCCGTGGCTGCGCACCTTGCAAGATCTCTACGAGTGGTTCTTGGGTCAAGCATGA
- the gmd gene encoding GDP-mannose 4,6-dehydratase, which translates to MAKRALITGITGQDGSYLAELLLEKGYTVFGMTRRSSTNSFDRIAHIIDKITLLSGDLLDEHSLASALREAKPDEVYNLAAQSFVPTSWAQPVLTAEFTAVGVTRMLEAMRAVKPDARFYQASSSEMFGKVTETPQNEHTPFYPRSPYGVAKVYGHWITVNYRESYDLYACSGIAFNHEGPRRGLEFVSRKVSDGVARIKLGLAKELRMGNLEARRDWGHAKDYVRAMWLMLQQEKPDDFVIASGRTRSVQELLESAFAHAGLDWRKFVVTDKQFLRPAEVDVLVGDAGKAKRQLGWEPQISFDSMIAEMVDADIAAVTKQSR; encoded by the coding sequence ATGGCAAAGCGAGCCCTGATCACCGGCATAACCGGCCAGGACGGATCGTACTTGGCCGAACTGCTGCTCGAAAAGGGCTACACCGTTTTCGGCATGACGCGCCGCTCGAGCACGAACTCGTTCGATCGCATCGCGCATATCATCGACAAGATCACCCTGCTCTCCGGCGATCTGCTCGACGAGCACTCGCTGGCCAGCGCGCTGCGCGAAGCCAAGCCGGATGAGGTCTACAACCTGGCGGCTCAGAGTTTCGTGCCGACGTCCTGGGCGCAGCCGGTGCTCACCGCGGAGTTCACCGCCGTCGGCGTCACGCGCATGCTCGAAGCGATGCGCGCGGTGAAACCGGACGCGCGCTTCTATCAAGCGTCAAGCAGCGAGATGTTCGGCAAAGTGACAGAGACGCCGCAGAACGAGCACACGCCGTTCTACCCGCGCAGTCCATACGGCGTGGCGAAGGTCTACGGCCATTGGATCACGGTGAACTACCGCGAGTCGTATGATCTTTATGCTTGCTCGGGAATAGCGTTCAACCACGAGGGGCCGCGTCGGGGGCTCGAGTTCGTATCGCGCAAAGTCTCCGACGGCGTGGCGCGCATCAAGCTTGGGCTTGCCAAAGAACTGCGCATGGGCAACCTCGAAGCGCGCCGCGACTGGGGTCACGCGAAAGACTACGTGCGGGCGATGTGGCTCATGCTGCAACAGGAAAAGCCCGACGACTTCGTAATCGCAAGCGGCCGAACGCGTTCCGTGCAGGAGCTGCTCGAGTCGGCGTTCGCGCACGCCGGATTGGATTGGCGGAAATTCGTCGTGACGGACAAGCAGTTTCTTCGGCCCGCCGAGGTGGACGTGCTCGTCGGCGACGCCGGCAAGGCGAAACGCCAGCTCGGCTGGGAGCCGCAGATCTCGTTCGACAGCATGATCGCCGAAATGGTCGACGCCGACATCGCCGCGGTGACCAAGCAAAGCCGCTAA
- a CDS encoding DMT family transporter codes for MKWYARYGLLTLGIAGLSMAGIFYAFASAPVVVIVAYRMLMATLLVVPLAFAVRASGGAQTRSRFERADVVASMGSGLLFAIDLTVWAMSLKFTSVASAALFVSMHPIFVALLAWAFLRERPTPLMLAGIALGILGIVIVGAQDLRVSGRALFGDGLALLAALAETGYLLFGRHVRQRIDAPRYASVVYATCAVAVLIAALAGGNSLVISAHDLVWCFALALIATVLGHTLVSQSLGYMPAAVVAVSFLAQPLLASLFALAFLHQALVATTVLGGLVALAGIGIVAYANERSGANPTGKPTAWQSEP; via the coding sequence ATGAAGTGGTATGCCCGCTACGGGCTGCTGACGCTGGGCATCGCCGGTCTTTCGATGGCCGGCATTTTTTACGCCTTCGCGTCGGCACCGGTCGTCGTGATCGTGGCCTATCGCATGCTGATGGCGACGCTGCTGGTCGTGCCGCTGGCGTTTGCCGTGCGCGCGAGCGGCGGCGCGCAAACGCGCTCGCGTTTCGAACGCGCCGACGTCGTCGCCTCGATGGGTTCCGGGCTGCTCTTCGCGATCGATCTCACCGTGTGGGCCATGAGCCTCAAATTTACCAGCGTCGCCAGTGCTGCGCTCTTCGTCAGCATGCATCCGATCTTCGTCGCGCTGCTGGCATGGGCGTTCTTGCGCGAGCGGCCGACGCCGCTGATGCTCGCCGGCATCGCGCTTGGCATCCTCGGGATCGTGATCGTGGGCGCGCAGGATCTGCGCGTGTCAGGCCGCGCGCTGTTCGGCGACGGGCTGGCCCTGCTCGCGGCGCTGGCCGAAACGGGTTACCTCTTGTTCGGACGCCACGTGCGTCAACGCATCGACGCGCCGCGTTACGCGTCGGTGGTCTATGCGACGTGCGCCGTGGCGGTGCTGATCGCGGCGCTCGCCGGCGGCAATTCTCTGGTCATCTCGGCGCACGATCTCGTGTGGTGCTTTGCCTTGGCGCTCATCGCCACGGTGCTCGGCCACACCCTCGTCTCGCAATCGCTGGGCTACATGCCCGCAGCGGTCGTCGCGGTATCGTTCTTGGCGCAGCCGCTGCTGGCATCGCTCTTCGCGCTCGCGTTCCTGCACCAAGCGCTCGTGGCGACGACGGTGCTCGGCGGGCTGGTCGCGCTCGCCGGCATCGGCATCGTCGCCTACGCTAACGAAAGGTCCGGCGCTAATCCAACAGGTAAGCCTACGGCATGGCAAAGCGAGCCCTGA
- a CDS encoding acyl-CoA thioesterase, translating to MKQSQGPSKLDPKPVSESSTTLANLMEPADANPMGNVHGGVLMKLVDQAAAAAAIRHAGHICVTVSVDRLDFFNPVHVGDMVTFKSSINYTHRTSMEVGVRVEAETLATRETRHVATAILIFVALDEQCRPTPVPPILPETSAEKLRHRQAALRYRHRKELREQERALHEQ from the coding sequence ATGAAGCAGTCCCAAGGCCCATCAAAGCTTGATCCCAAGCCGGTTTCCGAGTCCTCCACCACCCTGGCCAACCTCATGGAGCCGGCCGACGCCAACCCTATGGGAAACGTGCATGGCGGGGTGCTCATGAAGCTGGTCGACCAGGCGGCAGCCGCGGCAGCGATTCGCCATGCCGGTCACATCTGCGTCACCGTGAGCGTGGACAGGCTCGATTTTTTCAATCCGGTGCACGTCGGCGATATGGTGACGTTCAAGTCTTCGATCAACTACACGCATCGCACGTCCATGGAAGTAGGCGTTCGAGTCGAAGCCGAGACGCTGGCTACCCGTGAGACACGTCACGTCGCAACCGCGATTCTCATCTTCGTGGCGCTAGACGAGCAATGCCGGCCGACGCCGGTACCGCCCATCCTGCCCGAGACTTCAGCTGAGAAACTGCGCCATCGCCAAGCCGCGTTGCGCTATCGCCACCGTAAGGAACTGCGCGAGCAGGAGCGAGCGCTGCACGAACAATGA
- a CDS encoding sigma-70 family RNA polymerase sigma factor, with product MYKSSTGGSTINAGVPDEALVGLVLQGNSGAFEPLVERHKRGIVNFLYGCVRSAEDANDLAQETFIRAYAHLRTFNPQLAKFSTWLYQIARNTARTHIGKDRRRPQIEELYEDETLEQRLPDTRREAAPEAMILAEDEQKTVREALAAVPERMRTALAFRYYKHMEYQEIADAMGVSLGNVKTLIHRGKAALARTLGRTRDFEAIATHQTPEVGGHEVLCL from the coding sequence GTGTATAAGTCATCAACGGGAGGTTCGACGATCAACGCTGGGGTGCCGGACGAGGCGCTGGTAGGCCTCGTCCTCCAAGGGAACTCTGGTGCGTTTGAGCCGCTCGTCGAGCGGCATAAGCGGGGCATCGTGAACTTCCTCTACGGTTGCGTGCGGTCAGCCGAAGACGCCAACGATCTGGCACAGGAGACTTTCATCCGAGCATATGCGCACTTGCGAACCTTCAACCCCCAATTGGCGAAGTTCTCGACATGGCTCTACCAGATCGCGCGCAACACGGCGCGCACTCATATCGGCAAGGACCGGCGTCGACCGCAGATCGAGGAATTGTACGAAGACGAAACGCTGGAGCAGCGGCTCCCGGATACGCGGCGTGAGGCCGCTCCCGAAGCCATGATCCTCGCTGAGGACGAACAGAAAACCGTGCGCGAGGCGCTTGCGGCTGTGCCCGAGCGGATGCGCACGGCGCTCGCGTTCCGCTACTACAAGCATATGGAATATCAAGAGATCGCCGACGCCATGGGGGTGTCGCTCGGCAACGTCAAGACCCTGATCCATCGCGGCAAGGCGGCGCTGGCGCGCACGCTCGGCCGCACGCGCGATTTTGAAGCGATCGCGACGCATCAAACTCCGGAGGTAGGCGGACATGAAGTGCTCTGCCTGTGA
- a CDS encoding zf-HC2 domain-containing protein, producing MKCSACEARLPAYLDNDCAPREAEALAQHLTSCADCRAQAERLRAVELRLARVRGIEPRADFTHAVMAHIAVMPAPVARRAPLWLLFLYVPAAWAVLFALTALRIIDWQRVTAGLSVFSGKLGVAAETLYHVVQHFHLTAYALSGATLEIALLALAVAVARIYLLNMPSWGLGARVR from the coding sequence ATGAAGTGCTCTGCCTGTGAGGCGCGCCTCCCGGCGTACCTCGACAACGATTGTGCACCGCGTGAAGCCGAAGCGCTCGCGCAGCATCTGACTTCGTGCGCGGACTGCCGCGCACAGGCGGAGCGGCTGCGCGCCGTTGAGCTGCGGCTGGCGCGCGTGCGCGGCATCGAGCCGCGCGCCGACTTCACGCACGCGGTGATGGCGCACATCGCCGTCATGCCGGCGCCGGTCGCGCGGCGCGCGCCGCTGTGGCTGCTCTTCTTGTACGTTCCGGCCGCATGGGCGGTGCTGTTCGCACTCACCGCGCTGCGCATCATCGACTGGCAGCGCGTCACTGCCGGCCTCTCGGTTTTCTCGGGCAAGCTCGGCGTCGCCGCCGAGACGCTCTACCACGTCGTCCAACACTTCCATCTCACCGCGTACGCGCTGTCCGGCGCGACGCTGGAAATAGCGCTGCTTGCGCTGGCCGTCGCCGTCGCTCGCATCTATCTGTTGAATATGCCAAGCTGGGGACTAGGAGCACGAGTACGATGA
- a CDS encoding serine hydrolase, producing MKRFLLALLLVMIAVPSRADTITPKAALERLFASDAVKQEWFAPVFLAQVSVDQVKAIVTQLGGQLGKYQRVELPATNSFSVVFEKGSVPATIHLDDQGRIDGLFFRPAVLNGGLTPKAALERLFVSDKLQPEWFAASVLGQVPLSQLQAIVDQFKSNLGAYKAVTEDGGAFSVEFERGSVPSTIGLDADGRIVQLFFKPPVLKGSGVKQALEQFKALPGTVSVLVLRDGSDVVAANPGAALAVGSAFKLAVLNALRAQIATGKHAWGETVRLRPEWKSLPSGILQTWPVDAQLTIYSLAALMISQSDNTAADTLAHLVGRAAVEAYGETRNRPYLTTREAFILKAPANADLLVRYRKGDVAERRAAVAATLKRPLPSVAIFTGMPLATDVEWFFTTHELCALMKGVADLPLMGINPGVANRAQWKRIAFKGGSEPGVLNLTTMVTAANGASYCVSATWNDRKSLDEQKFEIVYGELLASLK from the coding sequence ATGAAACGCTTCCTGCTTGCGCTCCTGCTAGTCATGATCGCAGTGCCCAGCCGCGCGGACACGATCACACCGAAGGCCGCGCTCGAGCGGCTGTTCGCGAGCGATGCCGTCAAACAAGAATGGTTCGCGCCGGTGTTCCTCGCGCAGGTGAGCGTCGATCAAGTCAAGGCTATCGTGACGCAGCTCGGTGGTCAGCTCGGCAAATACCAGCGCGTGGAGCTGCCCGCCACGAACAGCTTCTCCGTGGTCTTCGAAAAAGGCAGCGTGCCGGCCACCATCCATCTCGACGACCAGGGCCGCATCGACGGGCTGTTCTTCCGGCCGGCGGTGCTCAACGGCGGGCTGACTCCCAAGGCGGCGCTCGAGCGCCTTTTCGTGAGCGACAAGCTGCAGCCGGAATGGTTTGCGGCGTCGGTTCTCGGGCAAGTACCGCTCTCCCAACTCCAGGCGATCGTCGATCAATTCAAGTCGAATCTTGGCGCGTATAAGGCCGTGACGGAAGACGGCGGCGCGTTCTCCGTCGAATTCGAGCGCGGCTCCGTGCCGAGCACGATCGGGCTCGACGCCGACGGGCGTATCGTCCAGTTGTTCTTCAAGCCACCGGTCCTGAAGGGCAGCGGCGTCAAACAGGCCCTCGAGCAGTTCAAGGCGCTCCCCGGCACGGTGAGCGTTCTTGTTTTGCGAGATGGCAGCGACGTGGTCGCGGCCAACCCCGGCGCGGCTCTCGCGGTCGGCTCGGCTTTCAAGCTGGCGGTGCTCAACGCGCTGCGCGCGCAGATCGCGACCGGCAAGCACGCGTGGGGTGAGACCGTGCGCTTGCGCCCCGAGTGGAAAAGCCTGCCCTCGGGCATCTTACAGACCTGGCCAGTCGATGCGCAGCTGACGATCTATTCGCTGGCCGCGCTCATGATCTCTCAGAGCGACAACACCGCTGCCGACACGCTCGCGCATCTTGTGGGGCGCGCGGCGGTCGAGGCGTACGGCGAAACGCGCAATCGTCCGTATCTCACAACCCGCGAGGCGTTCATCTTGAAGGCGCCGGCCAATGCGGATCTGTTGGTACGCTACCGTAAGGGCGACGTGGCGGAACGGCGCGCGGCGGTGGCTGCGACGCTCAAGCGTCCCCTGCCCTCCGTGGCGATATTCACCGGCATGCCGCTCGCGACCGACGTCGAGTGGTTCTTCACGACGCATGAATTATGCGCGCTGATGAAAGGCGTCGCTGATCTGCCGCTGATGGGCATCAACCCAGGCGTCGCCAATCGGGCGCAATGGAAGCGCATCGCATTCAAAGGCGGCTCGGAGCCCGGCGTGCTCAATCTGACGACGATGGTGACCGCCGCGAACGGCGCGAGCTATTGCGTGTCGGCGACGTGGAACGATCGCAAGTCGCTGGACGAGCAGAAGTTCGAGATCGTCTACGGCGAGCTGCTGGCCTCGCTGAAATAA
- a CDS encoding M3 family metallopeptidase produces MTRTYRLAATTLAAIFSLSSIPAPLFADAPPPAGAPLPANTGISWKLSPDDIKTSCAAALKTAGDKIKTIDAQAAGQSTLASGVAAVEVVAADLNDTLIAQSFLSQTAADKAVRDASNACNQQAANFGVELGADPKIYAMAEKQHVNAALTSEADRKLVELYVDAGRRSGAGLDDATRAQVTKLFDHLNDLQRDFGVALAEDKTTIAISKAEAASLPHSFLATLTASGSGYLVPVNEGSIDQFLPNETSGAARQRYYRAYYMRGGQKNVQRLEEAIAVRDQLAHLLGFPTWAAYGLDAKMAKTPERVTAFLSNIDAKLLTKAKSEIAVLAALKRSRGDRSPFRPWDYSYYERKLVKSKYAVDDAEVRQYFPVEKVIAAVLGIYQKMLSVRFQEITPPDAWAPEVKEFSIVDAASGTPIGWFYLDLYPRPGKYGHFANFGLRPGRVLPDGSYQRPVSSIVGNWPLPEAGKPALLSHDEVVTFFHEFGHCMHGTLSKAKYETLYGTNVRTDFVEAPSQMLENWMWQPSILKEVSSNVKTGAPLPDALIAKMIALKHVDDGVQWTTQDFYATFDMTIHSAGAHVDTTKTWFDLRSKLTAFSAIPGTYPQASFGHLMGGYDAGYYSYMWSKVFAQDMFTKFQAGGLESPVVGMQYRTDILEPGATEEPDQLMQKFLGRPVSFDAFYKDIGITK; encoded by the coding sequence GTGACCCGTACTTATCGTCTCGCCGCGACCACGTTGGCGGCCATTTTTTCGCTTAGCTCCATCCCCGCGCCGCTGTTCGCGGACGCGCCGCCGCCTGCCGGGGCGCCGCTGCCGGCGAACACCGGCATCAGCTGGAAACTCAGCCCCGACGACATCAAGACGAGTTGCGCGGCCGCACTCAAGACCGCCGGCGACAAGATCAAGACGATCGACGCGCAGGCCGCCGGCCAGAGCACCTTGGCAAGCGGCGTGGCCGCGGTCGAGGTGGTCGCCGCCGATCTTAACGACACGCTCATCGCGCAAAGCTTCCTGAGCCAAACGGCGGCCGACAAAGCCGTGCGCGACGCGTCGAACGCATGCAACCAGCAGGCCGCCAATTTCGGCGTCGAGCTCGGAGCGGATCCGAAGATCTATGCGATGGCAGAGAAGCAACACGTGAATGCGGCCCTGACGAGCGAGGCCGACCGCAAACTGGTCGAACTGTATGTCGACGCCGGCCGCCGCTCGGGCGCGGGACTTGACGACGCGACGCGAGCCCAAGTCACCAAGCTCTTCGATCACCTGAACGATCTCCAGCGGGATTTCGGCGTCGCGCTGGCTGAGGACAAGACCACGATCGCCATCTCCAAGGCCGAGGCGGCTTCGCTGCCCCACTCGTTCTTGGCGACCCTAACGGCGAGCGGCTCCGGCTACCTCGTTCCGGTGAACGAAGGCTCCATCGACCAATTCCTTCCCAACGAGACTTCGGGGGCGGCGCGTCAGCGTTACTATCGCGCGTACTACATGCGCGGCGGCCAAAAGAACGTGCAGCGCCTCGAAGAGGCGATCGCCGTGCGCGATCAGCTCGCCCACCTGCTCGGCTTTCCCACGTGGGCTGCATACGGGCTCGATGCCAAGATGGCGAAGACGCCCGAGCGCGTCACGGCGTTCTTGAGCAACATCGACGCCAAGCTGCTGACGAAGGCCAAATCGGAGATCGCGGTGCTCGCCGCGCTCAAGCGCTCACGTGGCGATCGAAGCCCGTTCCGGCCGTGGGATTACAGCTACTACGAGCGCAAACTCGTGAAATCCAAGTACGCGGTGGACGATGCCGAGGTGCGCCAGTATTTCCCGGTCGAGAAAGTGATAGCGGCCGTGCTCGGCATCTACCAGAAGATGTTGAGCGTGAGGTTCCAGGAGATCACGCCGCCCGACGCGTGGGCTCCGGAGGTCAAAGAGTTCTCGATCGTTGATGCGGCATCGGGAACGCCGATCGGCTGGTTCTATCTCGACCTGTATCCGCGCCCCGGCAAGTACGGGCACTTCGCCAATTTCGGGTTGCGCCCAGGACGCGTGCTGCCCGACGGATCGTATCAGAGGCCGGTATCCTCCATCGTCGGCAATTGGCCGCTGCCCGAAGCGGGCAAACCCGCGCTGCTCAGCCACGATGAGGTGGTGACGTTCTTCCACGAGTTCGGCCACTGCATGCACGGCACGCTGTCCAAGGCGAAATACGAAACGCTGTACGGCACGAACGTGCGCACCGATTTCGTGGAAGCGCCCTCGCAAATGCTCGAGAATTGGATGTGGCAGCCCTCGATCCTCAAAGAAGTATCGAGCAACGTGAAGACGGGCGCCCCGCTCCCCGACGCGCTCATCGCGAAGATGATCGCGCTCAAGCACGTGGACGACGGCGTGCAATGGACCACGCAAGACTTCTACGCGACGTTCGACATGACGATCCACAGCGCGGGCGCGCACGTCGACACGACCAAGACGTGGTTCGATCTGCGGAGCAAGCTCACCGCGTTCAGCGCCATTCCCGGCACCTATCCGCAGGCGAGCTTCGGTCACCTCATGGGCGGCTACGACGCCGGTTATTATAGCTACATGTGGTCGAAGGTATTCGCGCAGGACATGTTCACGAAGTTCCAGGCCGGCGGGCTGGAGAGCCCGGTCGTCGGCATGCAATATCGCACGGATATCTTGGAGCCTGGGGCCACCGAAGAGCCGGATCAACTGATGCAGAAATTCTTGGGCCGCCCGGTCAGCTTCGATGCGTTCTACAAAGATATCGGCATCACGAAATAA
- a CDS encoding CoA-transferase produces MRAARELHDGDVVFVGIGLPNLACNLARATHAPNLVLIYESGAVGAKPERLPVSIGDPALVTDSLGVASMSEVFQWYLQGGRIQVGFLGGAQIDRFGNINSTVIGPYAHPKVRLPGSGGACEIAIHAKRVIVVAPLSARTFPKDVDFLTSPGQVNKYGTRRSLDLPGGGPVRIVTDVGILAPSLEDGELELVAIYPGVKAEDVKQKVGWPLRVRRDLVTVEPPSAEELHLLRDVLDPDHLYL; encoded by the coding sequence GTGCGGGCCGCGCGCGAACTGCACGACGGCGACGTCGTCTTCGTCGGCATCGGGCTGCCGAATCTGGCGTGCAACTTGGCGCGCGCCACGCACGCCCCCAATCTGGTCCTGATCTACGAATCGGGTGCGGTGGGCGCAAAGCCCGAGCGCCTGCCGGTCTCCATCGGCGATCCGGCGCTCGTCACCGATTCGCTGGGCGTCGCCTCTATGTCCGAAGTGTTCCAGTGGTACTTGCAGGGCGGGCGCATCCAAGTCGGGTTTCTCGGCGGCGCCCAGATCGATCGCTTCGGCAACATCAACTCGACCGTCATCGGGCCGTACGCGCATCCAAAGGTGAGATTGCCCGGCAGCGGCGGCGCCTGCGAGATCGCGATCCACGCCAAGCGCGTCATCGTGGTCGCGCCGCTGTCGGCACGCACCTTCCCCAAAGACGTGGATTTTCTGACCTCGCCCGGTCAAGTCAACAAATATGGCACGCGGCGTTCGCTCGACTTGCCGGGCGGCGGGCCCGTGCGCATCGTGACCGACGTCGGCATTCTTGCGCCTTCGCTCGAGGATGGAGAGCTCGAATTGGTGGCGATCTACCCGGGCGTGAAGGCCGAGGACGTCAAACAGAAAGTCGGCTGGCCGTTGCGGGTGAGGCGCGATCTGGTTACCGTGGAGCCGCCCAGCGCCGAGGAACTGCACCTGTTGCGCGACGTATTGGACCCGGACCACCTGTATCTCTAA
- a CDS encoding CoA-transferase, which yields MNKVMTMREAISRFVHDGDLVVIEGFTHLICFAAAHEIIRQKRRDLTLCRLTPDLIYDQLIAAGCARKLIFSWAGNPGLGSLHALRRAVERAEPAPLELEEYSHFGLVARMSAGAANLPFWPLRNYRGSDLPAVNPQIRTVECPYTGEALATVPALNPDVTIVHAQRADASGDTQIWGLYGVQKEAAFAAKRVIVVVEEIVEESVIRADPNRTVFPGFIVDAVVHEPWGAHPSYAQGYYDRDNEYYVAWDEQSRETERLERWFKEWVYGVADRAEYVKRLGSETVARLSAKPRISAGVNYGY from the coding sequence TTGAACAAAGTCATGACGATGCGCGAGGCGATCTCGCGCTTCGTGCATGACGGCGACCTCGTCGTGATCGAGGGCTTCACGCACCTCATCTGTTTCGCAGCGGCGCACGAGATCATCCGCCAAAAGCGCCGCGATCTGACGCTCTGCCGGCTCACACCCGACCTCATCTACGATCAGCTCATCGCCGCCGGCTGCGCGCGCAAGCTTATTTTTTCTTGGGCCGGCAACCCGGGCCTCGGTTCGCTGCATGCGCTGCGCAGAGCGGTCGAACGGGCCGAGCCCGCACCGCTCGAGCTCGAAGAGTATTCGCATTTCGGACTCGTCGCGCGCATGTCGGCCGGCGCTGCCAACCTTCCATTCTGGCCGCTGCGCAATTATCGCGGCAGCGATCTGCCGGCCGTCAACCCGCAGATCCGAACGGTCGAGTGCCCCTACACCGGCGAAGCCCTGGCCACCGTGCCGGCGCTCAACCCGGACGTGACCATCGTCCACGCGCAGCGCGCTGATGCGTCGGGCGACACGCAGATCTGGGGACTGTACGGGGTGCAGAAGGAGGCCGCGTTCGCCGCCAAGCGCGTGATCGTCGTGGTGGAGGAGATCGTCGAAGAGAGCGTGATCCGCGCCGACCCGAACCGCACGGTGTTCCCAGGCTTTATCGTGGACGCCGTCGTGCACGAGCCGTGGGGCGCGCATCCTTCGTACGCGCAAGGCTATTACGATCGAGACAACGAGTACTACGTCGCATGGGACGAGCAGTCGCGCGAAACTGAGCGGCTCGAACGCTGGTTCAAAGAATGGGTGTATGGGGTCGCGGATCGTGCCGAGTACGTCAAGCGATTGGGGAGCGAAACCGTGGCACGCCTGAGCGCAAAGCCGCGTATCTCCGCCGGAGTCAACTACGGTTACTAG